The Candidatus Sulfotelmatobacter sp. genomic sequence AGATGATCGCAAAGCGCGACGAGCTGGCGAAGCTGATCGGCTTCCCGACCTGGGCCGACTACATTACCGCCGACAAGATGGTGGGCACCGCCAAGAACGCCAGCGACTTCATCGACGGCGTGGTGCAGGCCTCGGGCGAGCGCAACCAGCGCGAGTATCAGGTGCTGCTCGATCGCAAGCGCAAGGACACGCCGGGCGCGACCGCGGTTCAGCTTTGGGAAAACGTCTACTACATGGAGCAGGTGCGGAAGTCCGACTACAACTTCGACTCGCAGTCGGTGCGCCCCTACTTCCCGTTCGACGAGGTGAAGAAGGGCGTGCTCGACGTGACCAGCCGCATGTTCGGCGTCGAGTTCCGGCCGGCGCCCGACGTGCCGGTGTGGGATCCGTCGGTCGAATGCTACGAGATGTACGACGGCGGAAAGCTCGCGGGGCGCTTCTACTTCGATCTGCACCCGCGCGCCAACAAGTACAACCACGCCGCTGAATTCGACGTTCGCACCGGGCTCGAGGGCCGGCAGATTCCCGAGGCCTGTCTGGTCTGCAACTTCCCCGGCGGGCAGGCGGGCGACCCGGGGCTCATGGAATACAGCGACGTCACCACGTTCTTCCACGAGTTCGGCCACCTGCTGCACGCGCTGTTCTCGGGGCACCACCGCTGGATCGGCATCGGCGGCATCCGCACCGAACAGGATTTCGTGGAAGCCCCGTCGCAGATGCTCGAAGAGTGGACCAAGAACCCCGCGGTTCTGGCTTCGTTCGCCAGGCACTATCAGACCGGCCAGCCGATCCCGGCCGAGCTGGTGAACCAGATGAATCGCGCCAACGACTTTGGCAAGGGACTGCAAGTGCGCCGCCAGATGGTCTACGCCGGAACCTCGCTCGCCTGCTACGACCGCGATCCCAAGACGCTCGACACCAGCGCGCTGATCCGCGAGATGGTGAACAAGTACCAGCCGTTCCCGTTCGTCGAGGGCACCCACTGGCAGTGCTCGTTCGGCCACCTCGATGGGTACTCGGCGGTCTACTACACCTACATGTGGTCACTGGTGATCGCGAAGGATCTGTTCGCGCACTTCGACTCGAACAATCTGCTGGCGCCGGGAGCGGCGACTCAGTACCGCGACTGCGTGCTGGCGCCGGGCGGCTCGAAGCCGGCGGCCGAGTTGGTGGAATGCTTCCTCGGCCGGCCCTTCAACAATCAGGCGTGGAAGAAATGGCTGGACGAGAATTGAGGCGCTGAGCGCTCGTTGAC encodes the following:
- a CDS encoding M3 family metallopeptidase, with translation MRGISLMFVTTALLAMAAHDSGAAGAAAPAGTKPGAPASGAATSGDDNAPFWAAKPNAEQFAKLQDQRIAKARAAIAKLKAVKGARTVENTLAPYDEAIRQIDAAGAQTSLMQNVSPEEAVRTAAEKAQQAVSAYATELSLDRAVYDALSGLDVSKADDETRYYVKRTLRDFRLAGVDKDPATREKVKKLQAELVEISQAFDRNIRDDKRTVIAKSAAELDGLPKDFIDRHKPAADGSITLTIDYPDAVPVSTYAKNEEFRKKMYMEYNNRAYPKNIDVLKQMIAKRDELAKLIGFPTWADYITADKMVGTAKNASDFIDGVVQASGERNQREYQVLLDRKRKDTPGATAVQLWENVYYMEQVRKSDYNFDSQSVRPYFPFDEVKKGVLDVTSRMFGVEFRPAPDVPVWDPSVECYEMYDGGKLAGRFYFDLHPRANKYNHAAEFDVRTGLEGRQIPEACLVCNFPGGQAGDPGLMEYSDVTTFFHEFGHLLHALFSGHHRWIGIGGIRTEQDFVEAPSQMLEEWTKNPAVLASFARHYQTGQPIPAELVNQMNRANDFGKGLQVRRQMVYAGTSLACYDRDPKTLDTSALIREMVNKYQPFPFVEGTHWQCSFGHLDGYSAVYYTYMWSLVIAKDLFAHFDSNNLLAPGAATQYRDCVLAPGGSKPAAELVECFLGRPFNNQAWKKWLDEN